One genomic region from Chlamydia poikilotherma encodes:
- the prfA gene encoding peptide chain release factor 1: MEKKILEYLKRLEEVEVKISNPEIFENPKEYGSLSKEHARLSELKNVYDKVLGHEKVLNDDREALAQEKDPEMIAMLEEGIQSGKAEIDKLYKVLENLLVPPDPDDDLNVIMELRAGTGGDEAALFVGDCVRMYHLYASLKDWKYEVLSSSESDIGGYKEYVMGISGTGVKRLLQYEAGTHRVQRVPETETQGRVHTSAITVAVLPEPAEDDEEVFIDEKDLKIDTFRASGAGGQHVNVTDSAVRITHMPTGVVVTCQDERSQHKNKAKAMRILKARIRDAEMQRRHKEASAMRSAQVGSGDRSERIRTYNFSQNRVTDHRIGLTLYNLDKVMEGDLDAITSALVSHAYHQLLQHGNEDTS, encoded by the coding sequence ATGGAAAAAAAGATTCTGGAGTATTTGAAACGCCTAGAGGAAGTGGAAGTTAAAATCTCTAATCCGGAAATTTTTGAAAATCCTAAAGAGTATGGTAGCTTGAGTAAGGAGCACGCACGTCTTTCTGAATTAAAGAATGTATATGATAAGGTTTTAGGTCACGAAAAAGTTCTCAATGATGATAGAGAAGCATTAGCTCAAGAAAAAGATCCTGAAATGATCGCCATGCTAGAAGAAGGCATTCAATCAGGAAAAGCTGAAATTGATAAACTGTATAAAGTTTTAGAGAATCTACTAGTCCCACCAGATCCAGATGATGATTTAAATGTTATTATGGAATTACGTGCAGGTACTGGTGGAGATGAAGCAGCTCTTTTCGTAGGAGACTGTGTCCGTATGTATCATTTGTATGCATCCTTAAAAGATTGGAAATATGAAGTCCTTTCTTCTTCTGAGTCTGATATTGGGGGATATAAAGAATATGTAATGGGTATATCTGGAACAGGCGTAAAACGTTTGCTACAGTATGAAGCCGGAACGCATCGCGTGCAAAGAGTTCCTGAGACTGAAACACAAGGTCGTGTGCATACTTCTGCAATTACTGTTGCTGTATTGCCAGAACCGGCAGAAGATGATGAAGAAGTCTTTATTGATGAGAAAGACTTAAAAATAGATACCTTTAGAGCTTCTGGAGCTGGAGGTCAGCACGTAAACGTTACCGACTCTGCAGTTCGAATTACTCATATGCCCACAGGTGTTGTTGTTACTTGTCAAGACGAGCGTAGTCAGCATAAGAATAAAGCCAAGGCTATGCGTATTTTAAAGGCGAGAATACGTGATGCAGAAATGCAGCGACGTCATAAAGAAGCTTCCGCTATGCGCTCAGCTCAAGTAGGTAGTGGAGATCGTTCGGAAAGAATTCGCACGTATAATTTTTCACAAAATCGCGTGACTGATCATAGGATAGGTCTTACTCTTTATAATTTAGATAAAGTTATGGAAGGGGATTTAGATGCTATCACTTCAGCTTTAGTTAGTCATGCTTATCATCAGCTCTTGCAACATGGAAACGAAGATACTTCTTAG
- a CDS encoding type B 50S ribosomal protein L31 — MKKNTHPEYNKVLFVDSSTGYKFVCGSTYQSDKTEVYEGQEYPVCYVSVSSSSHPFFTGSKKLVDAEGRVDKFLKRYSSAKPAQPAQVSVEEEPVAKAKKKAPIKKKK; from the coding sequence ATGAAAAAGAACACTCATCCCGAATATAACAAAGTTTTATTTGTAGATTCTTCTACAGGATATAAGTTTGTTTGCGGATCTACATATCAGAGCGATAAGACGGAAGTTTATGAAGGACAAGAGTATCCTGTATGCTATGTCAGTGTGTCCTCTTCTTCACACCCTTTCTTCACAGGAAGTAAGAAATTGGTGGATGCTGAAGGCCGGGTAGATAAGTTCTTAAAACGTTACAGCAGTGCAAAGCCTGCACAGCCTGCTCAAGTTTCTGTAGAAGAAGAGCCTGTTGCTAAAGCCAAGAAAAAAGCTCCCATAAAGAAAAAGAAATAG
- the lepB gene encoding signal peptidase I, translating into MRHRYSLNKSRQILHSTYKLLKSKKLSQHPDSQKELQTLLEQLEEAILQQDQQTAGQLAEQAQKFSKRYPASFAKKSWELTKAILFAAVVAFLIRQFWFELYEVPTGSMRPTILEQDRMIVSKTTFGLHFPFKKQPWGFRSEAITRGGLVVFTVGDLPIPNSDTKYFGFIPGKKRYIKRCMGKPGDTLYFYGGKIYGIDKDGGVIHFPNDFGLENLYHVPYISFDGSVEISNNDKTTALFKQMNQPCGKISLPQEGPYGKFFHNGSWHNDIPNTLKTPHTSPVSYSDLFGMGNYAMVRILTHKQASLCHTIPNPIAQTYLEICHTPNVSYPTPHLQHYNNQIIPTIQPMKTLLPLRQEHIHLIRNNLNTSRFVISDGVAYKYQPFARGSEDRAKLFALPFPGVDNGCYEYSKGEAYKIGFGGMRYKLKPTHALMQLNDSQVIDLFNCGINFSSFFIPKNPKYNPLPSRYAFYNQGNLYVMDSPIFIKNDPALQKFIESEKAKQEASSEDRPYIGFIDRGPPPQDLEQFSTFIHNFGIQIPEGYVLVLGDNYPMSADSREFGFVPIENLLGSPLWIFWPLGHFGHLKNVPAPTTLPGYLVNSLALGFFVYIFGHMYYQRHRRLFPKNDKKK; encoded by the coding sequence ATGAGACATCGGTATTCCTTAAATAAAAGTCGTCAAATACTGCACTCGACTTATAAGTTACTTAAAAGCAAAAAACTTTCTCAACATCCCGACTCTCAAAAAGAATTACAAACATTACTAGAACAACTCGAAGAAGCCATCCTTCAACAAGATCAGCAAACAGCCGGTCAACTTGCAGAGCAGGCTCAGAAATTCAGTAAACGCTATCCCGCTTCTTTTGCAAAGAAATCTTGGGAGCTTACTAAAGCTATTCTCTTTGCCGCTGTAGTTGCTTTCCTTATTCGTCAATTTTGGTTTGAACTTTATGAAGTTCCTACCGGGTCTATGCGTCCAACGATTTTAGAACAAGATCGGATGATTGTTTCTAAAACAACTTTCGGCCTACATTTCCCTTTTAAGAAACAACCATGGGGATTTCGTTCTGAAGCTATTACTCGTGGTGGTCTTGTAGTCTTTACTGTTGGTGATCTTCCTATTCCAAATTCCGATACAAAGTACTTCGGATTCATTCCTGGGAAAAAACGCTATATTAAACGTTGTATGGGCAAACCCGGAGACACTCTATATTTTTATGGAGGAAAAATTTACGGCATTGATAAAGACGGGGGAGTCATTCATTTCCCTAATGATTTTGGTCTCGAAAATCTCTATCACGTCCCCTACATATCTTTCGATGGCTCTGTAGAAATTAGCAATAATGACAAAACTACAGCATTATTTAAACAAATGAACCAACCTTGTGGTAAGATTTCATTACCTCAGGAAGGTCCCTACGGCAAATTTTTTCACAATGGTTCTTGGCATAATGATATCCCTAACACACTGAAAACTCCCCATACATCTCCAGTTAGTTATTCCGATCTTTTTGGTATGGGCAACTATGCTATGGTACGCATTCTTACTCATAAACAGGCCAGTCTATGTCATACTATTCCAAATCCAATAGCTCAAACTTATTTAGAAATTTGTCACACTCCAAACGTTTCTTACCCTACGCCTCATCTTCAGCACTATAACAACCAAATAATTCCTACTATACAACCTATGAAGACGCTTCTTCCCCTAAGGCAAGAGCATATTCATCTTATTAGGAATAATCTTAATACATCACGATTTGTTATTTCCGATGGCGTTGCTTACAAGTACCAACCATTTGCGAGAGGATCAGAGGATAGAGCAAAACTCTTTGCCCTACCTTTCCCAGGAGTGGATAACGGTTGTTACGAATATTCTAAGGGAGAAGCTTATAAAATAGGTTTTGGAGGTATGCGTTATAAGCTAAAACCAACCCACGCATTAATGCAACTAAATGATAGTCAGGTAATTGATCTATTTAACTGTGGTATTAATTTTAGCTCCTTCTTTATTCCAAAAAATCCCAAATATAATCCTTTACCAAGTCGCTATGCATTTTATAACCAAGGGAATCTCTATGTCATGGATTCTCCTATCTTCATTAAAAATGATCCCGCCTTGCAAAAGTTCATAGAATCTGAAAAAGCAAAACAAGAAGCTTCTTCAGAAGATCGCCCCTATATAGGTTTTATTGATAGAGGCCCTCCTCCACAAGATCTAGAACAATTCTCGACATTCATTCATAATTTTGGAATACAAATTCCTGAAGGTTATGTTTTAGTTTTAGGAGATAATTATCCTATGAGCGCTGATAGTCGTGAATTTGGCTTTGTTCCTATAGAAAATCTTTTAGGATCACCCTTATGGATTTTCTGGCCTTTGGGACATTTTGGACATTTAAAAAATGTTCCTGCTCCAACCACATTACCTGGATATTTAGTTAATAGCCTAGCTTTAGGATTCTTCGTTTATATCTTTGGACATATGTATTACCAAAGACATCGCCGTCTATTTCCAAAAAATGACAAGAAGAAATAA